In one Chroicocephalus ridibundus chromosome Z, bChrRid1.1, whole genome shotgun sequence genomic region, the following are encoded:
- the ZBTB5 gene encoding zinc finger and BTB domain-containing protein 5 translates to MDFPGHFEQIFQQLNYQRLHGQLCDCVIVVGNRHFKAHRSVLAACSTHFRALFTVAEGDQTMNMIQLDSEVVTAEAFAALIDMMYTSTLMLGESNVMDVLLAASHLHLNSVVKACKHYLTTRTLPMSPPSDRVQEQNARMQRSFMLQQLGLSIVSSALNSTPSTEEQPNTMSSSMRSNIEQRTTFPIRRLHKRKQSSEDRARQRIRPPMDESVSDVTAESGQSVVHSREDFFSPDSLKIVDNSKADVVADNQEDNTIMFDQSFSAQEDAQVPSQSDNSGGNISQMSMASQATQVETSFDQEAASEKNNFPCENPEVSLNEKEHMRVVVKSEPLSSPEPQDEVSDVTSQAEGSESVEVEGGVVSAEKIELSPESSDRSFSDPQSSTDRVGDIHIMEVSNNLEHKSTFSISNFLNKSRGGGFGASQNSDDNIPNTTSDCRMDSDASYLMSPESGPAGGHSSATVSHVENPFTEPADSHFVRPMQDVMGLPCVQTSGYRAAEQFSIDFPRSGLGLHSLSRAMMGSVRGGASSFPGYRRIAPKMPVVTSVRSSQLQDNSSGSQLIMNGTTSFENGHPSQPGPPQLTRASADVLSKCKKALSEHNVLVVEGARKYACKICCKTFLTLTDCKKHIRVHTGEKPYACLKCGKRFSQSSHLYKHSKTTCLRWQSSNLPSTLL, encoded by the coding sequence ATGGATTTTCCAGGACACTTTGAGCAAATCTTTCAGCAGCTCAACTACCAGAGGCTTCATGGCCAGCTTTGCGACTGTGTCATTGTGGTGGGGAACAGGCATTTCAAAGCCCATCGCTCTGTTTTGGCAGCATGTAGCACACATTTCCGAGCTTTGTTTACTGTCGCAGAAGGAGATCAGACTATGAATATGATTCAGCTGGACAGCGAAGTGGTGACAGCAGAAGCTTTTGCTGCTCTGATAGACATGATGTATACTTCCACACTAATGCTTGGGGAGAGCAACGTTATGGATGTCTTGCTGGCTGCTTCTCACTTACATTTGAACTCTGTTGTTAAAGCATGCAAACACTACCTTACTACCAGGACACTGCCGATGTCTCCACCGAGTGATAGAGTTCAAGAGCAAAATGCGCGCATGCAGAGGTCTTTCATGCTCCAGCAGCTTGGACTGAGCATCGTGAGCTCTGCCTTAAATTCCACTCCAAGCACAGAGGAACAACCAAATACTATGAGCTCCTCGATGAGAAGTAACATCGAGCAACGCACTACTTTTCCCATCCGTCGTCTCCACAAACGTAAACAGTCTTCTGAAGATAGAGCCAGACAGCGCATAAGGCCTCCCATGGATGAGTCTGTTTCCGATGTGACTGCAGAGAGCGGGCAGTCAGTAGTTCATTCACGGGAAGATTTCTTCTCACCAGATTCACTGAAGATTGTGGACAACTCTAAGGCTGATGTGGTTGCTGATAACCAGGAGGATAATACTATTATGTTTGACCAGTCTTTCAGTGCTCAGGAAGATGCTCAAGTGCCCAGCCAGTCTGACAACAGCGGAGGAAACATTTCGCAGATGTCCATGGCATCCCAGGCAACACAGGTGGAAACGAGCTTTGACCAGGAGGCTGCCTCTGAGAAGAACAACTTCCCATGTGAGAATCCAGAGGTCAGTCTGAATGAAAAAGAGCACATGAGGGTGGTGGTAAAGTCTGAGCCCTTGAGTTCCCCAGAGCCTCAAGATGAGGTGAGCGATGTCACTTCCCAAGCAGAGGGCAGTGAGTCTGTTGAAGTGGAAGGAGGAGTAGTGAGCGCAGAGAAGATAGAACTGAGTCCTGAGAGCAGTGATCGTAGCTTTTCTGACCCACAGTCCAGTACCGATAGGGTGGGAGACATCCATATTATGGAGGTGTCAAATAACCTGGAACACAAGTCTACTTTCAGTATTTccaattttctaaataaaagcagAGGTGGTGGCTTCGGTGCTAGTCAAAACAGTGATGACAACATTCCAAATACCACCAGTGACTGCAGAATGGACAGTGATGCTTCTTATCTGATGAGTCCAGAGTCAGGGCCTGCTGGTGGCCATTCATCCGCCACTGTCTCTCATGTCGAGAATCCATTTACCGAGCCCGCAGACTCTCATTTCGTTAGACCAATGCAGGACGTGATGGGTCTTCCCTGCGTGCAGACTTCTGGTTACCGGGCAGCGGAGCAGTTCAGCATTGATTTCCCACGGTCGGGCTTGGGCTTGCATTCCCTGTCAAGGGCAATGATGGGCTCAGTAAGAGGTGGAGCTAGCAGCTTTCCTGGCTACCGCCGCATAGCCCCCAAAATGCCTGTGGTGACCTCTGTCAGGAGCTCGCAGCTGCAAGACAACTCATCCGGTTCCCAGCTGATCATGAATGGGACCACTTCTTTTGAAAACGGGCATCCGTCACAACCTGGTCCACCGCAGCTGACGAGGGCGTCTGCAGATGTCCTTTCAAAATGCAAGAAGGCCTTATCTGAGCACAACGTCTTGGTTGTAGAAGGTGCACGCAAGTATGCATGCAAGATCTGCTGCAAGACGTTTTTGACCTTGACAGACTGCAAGAAGCACATCCGTGTGCACACGGGGGAGAAGCCTTACGCCTGCCTCAAGTGCGGCAAGCGGTTCAGCCAGTCCAGCCACCTGTATAAACACTCCAAGACAACCTGCCTGAGGTGGCAGAGCAGCAACCTGCCCAGCACGTTGCTTTAA